The genomic interval ACTGGAGCCATCCAGCCCCCAAATCCTTTCTCCAGTTGCCTAGCAACAGCCAGGGTAAGATGATCGTTATTCGTCAGAGCAATTACCTGAATGCCTAATGGGATGCCATCTTTGTTTAGCCCCAATGGAACCTGGGTAATTGGAAATCCTaagatattaaaaataccaGTGTATGCAAAATTAAAAGGTGTGGTTATTGGAGAATTGTGGAAGGGCGCCACCTTGGGGTGAGATGGATACAACAGGATGCCATCATCACCAAGTAATTCTTCAATATCAGCTCTTAACTTGTCACTTGATCTGCATAATTTCTCTCGTTCACTCTTTGGCATCAGGACTTCGAGTTTTTCACCCAGAGCCAGTCCAATGGATGGCAGAGTGTGGTTTGATAGTTGAAATACCCACTTGAATAACTCCCATGTTGGATAGACTTTAGATCCACTATCACCCATCAAGTCATTAAATGTCTGCCCATCGTCGTATTTTGACATCATTGCTGACCACATTTCAAAGGAGTACTTCAATCGACGCAGCTTAGTAGACGTGAAATGAACATCTAGCTGGTCTTCTAGGTACTTCACAGCCTgtgaaacaaacaaattaaaaaaatagtttaagTTTGGACTTAGATTGATCATTCATGGGCAGGATTCTACGCATACTCATCATCACAAGTGTTTGCTACCCAACACTGAAAATCTACACTCTATAATGAACTTCcaataaattatattaattatgcaaattacagacTTAATTGTAATCTgtaattgatgtatattttaatcTCGATTTAGCTATAAATAATGACTAATGCTCATGAATATAAATGACTGACCAGTGCTCCTCAGGGCTGGGGAGAACAATTATAATGATAGAAAGGCGAGCATTAGTCTTGTCAACATGACCCTTACTGACTGGCAcaccaaaaaacacaaaaacaacctTTTATGAACACCAAGTCTTGTAAACTGATAATAAAGTGGACATGTTCTGCTTCTGCAAAGACTACTGCATAGGGTGTAAATATAACAATGCCAATCCTTGGCCATTGCATCTTTGCATAATTCACTTTTTGCCCCAAgatatacagacacatacaaaatatatcttcTGGATCTTCCAAGTATAACCATATCATTATTCAtgtataaattgtcatttttagtaTCTATACTTtcatatagaatatatatacataccttAGACTGCACTGCTTTCAATTCTGGcctgacctttgacaccatGAGAGCGCCACCGTCGTCCTCAATAGTGAAATACTTCAACTTCTTGAAATCTACCGGTGTGTCGAGTTGTAGCTTAGCCAAGCCTTCTTCACCAGCCATAACACGAAACATAGGGTCTAAGTCTTCAACATATCGACACATTGGTCCAGTCACCAGGAACTCAGACCTCTTACCAGTGGCACAAGGAAACTGTCCCTCATTCTGAATAATGCCTACACAAGGAAGGAAGGGGTAGGTGATAATACTTATTCAAAATTCATGATGTATTATAGTACGTGtaagccaagttgtacatgtttgGACAAAAAATATGGTATTTATACCCTTGTTGATCTACATCATAACAAGGTGCATCTATGTAATTGGCTATACCGTTGATGCCAAAGAAATCTGAGTCAAAGTGTTCACAATTATTTTActccagtttttttttttcgcAATTGAGCTTGTTCGTGTTTGATCATATCATTCTACAAATGTTCAACAACTTGCTAGAAAATGCTCATGACACCCATGTCACTCAGACTTTCTTttgctgaacaaagaaaaatagagGAGAAATAAATCTAATTATGTGATGTAACATGGTGTCTCTGATTGGCAGTAGTCCTTGGGCATGACATGACACAAGTTATATTCACcttatataatgtacatacatgtagggtgTCTGCTAAAAATTGGTAGTAGACTAATTTCTCACCTGTACTTGGTTTATGTCCAAATATTCCATTGAAGTAACATGGCATTCTTATAGAGCCACCGATATCAGAACCTATACCAATGACAGATCCTGCAGCTGCCAAATTAGCCCCCTCACCACCTaaggatataaaaaaaaatagtagaaaattgttaaattttaaGTGTAGCATTGTATAATGAacaacagacatacagatatacatgtatacttaatcATGTTAGAGCCTTGTTTAAGCTAGAACCAAACTGTTTTGATAACTTAACCAATGTCTTTTCTGAGCTAAGGCCAACCAAACTCTCTGAATGGTATCATTTCTATCAATTGAAGTATTAGTCGACATCCTCTTTAAAAATATCGGTCATATGCCATTCTTGCAATTGGCCTAGGAAATATTTACTTTAAATAGTTCACaaacatatgcacacacacacacacacacacacacacacacacacacacacacaaagacacgttagccagacatacacacacatacacatacatacacacacgcacgcacatacacatacacacaaacacatacagacaAAGACACGTTAgccagacagagacagacacacacacacacacaaacacatacaaagacatgttagacagacagacacagatgcagacagacacatatacacaatcacatacatacatacatacatacatacatacatacatacatacatacatacatacatacatacatacatacatacatacatacaaacatacacatacatacatacatacatacatacatacatacatacatacatacatacatacatacatacatacatacatgcactttACCAATAGCAGTATTAAACCTTGTTGAGCTAATGAACATGTAAGTAGTAGAAAAAGAATAGTGTTTATAAATTCTGAACTAAAATTCTAGAAATGTCAtcttcaaaatgtttgaaagtaCTTCATAATTCACTTCTACTTTAGAACTCACCAGAACTTCCACCAACCATTCTCCTTGTATCATATGGATTATTAGTCCTACCATACACGCAGTTGTTAGATTCATACCACATGCAGAGCTCACTACAGTTCGTCAAAGCTATTGGTATTGCCCCAGCATTACGTAGTCGACTGATAACTTTGGCATCTTTTGTTGATCGTATGTTCTTTCTTGCTACAAGTCCACTGGTATTGGGTAATCCTGCAATACAAAACAACAATCAGATAATGAGAGACATTTTACACTGAGGGGAATAGGCACTaaggactcatgaatattcattgtgccaccatgaatatattatttctgctgattcccataatgcaacagTCCAGCCCATAGCAAAGACACCCTATACATGTAAAGCCACAAGATCAACGTGATGATTCTCAGAAATCGCATGTAATTgttggtgatgtaaaatcatcaaatgattctccagaacccatagtttatgaaaatgacttcatttcctggagtggtgtttcccTTTAACATCTAAAACTTAACTTTCTGAAGTCACCGTTCCTACTTTTCAGGATTTCCTTGTCTCTGTTTAGGTTTCATAACCTTTAACCTTGAGAATAAAGATGACTAAACGAGACAATAAACTGAAACTAAATCtaaattgatgattttttttagtCATCGCATTTGAGAAACTGAAACTGAATATCCCTTTGGTTTCCTATAATACCTGTAATGACGTATTTGTAGCAGACTATTTGATCAAAGGAAAAAGGTGATCAAAAACTGCTCATTTTTGTAATTCAGATTTAGGATTAAATTTTGGTGTGAAAACAGTCGTCTGATGAAGtgatagaaaaagttggtccaaaacaaaagaataatcctatccaACCATAATGGcaccactgataagataacactaatgtgagaacctgggattgaatcatgcgCCTTTAAGATAACAAGTACCTGTGATAGCAAATGCTTCTTTGGCTGTGAATGGAATGCCAAGAAATGGAGCATTTGTCTGTGAATATTTGTCTGGTACACTTCCAGAATCCAGAACAGAATCAATCTCCTTAGCTTCTTGCATTGCTTCATCAAACCTGTCAGCAACCACAGCGTTAATTAATATATTCACTTCTTTAATTCTGGAGATAAAAGTACCCACTACTTCGGCACTTGTCACCTGAAAtggaaaatttaaaattatacgTATGTGATTTTTCTTTCTGGTATAAAGTAAGACTTTCGACAGTTGTATGTTGCTGACTCTTGTAATATGTCTTTGAATACTATTTTTAGTAGAATGAAAACAAGGTACTCACTAAAAGACGATATTTTTATAATTCTGCACCTGTACATGTTTGATCATGTCAGGACAATGCAGATTTTACTGTTTACATTTGCTAGCACTTAGTAATTACTTTGTTGTCTTTGTATACAACTCTGTACCTGTACACATTCCATCAAGTCAGGACAATGCAGATTTACCATTTATGTTTGCATATCTGCTATATTTCCACTGTCACTAGTTTTTCTGCTGTTGAGACAATTAGGGCACTTTCTGAATTTAGTTACAATAGACATACTTATTTCAGCACATGTAGCAAAATACCAATTTAGGACATGTTATGCACACTTAAATTTGGCAGACAGGGATAAGGGGAATTAGACATCGCTTGAAAATAACTCATCAGGTCTGTATCCAGTCGGCCCATTGACACCTTGTACAACAGCTGAATACAGAAAATGACAACTAGTAAAGTAAGTTAGTGAGACTTATTTCCACAGGAAAAGCGTTTGCATgtattcagctaaaataaatctTGCATCAGAAAACATATGACAACAGTAGTATGACAAAAAATTTCAGTTCAGAAACTGTTCATTGGCCCACTATCTTTGTATTTTGTGAACTGCCGAGAGATAGCGAGACTACAAGGACTGCTGATTGGTTCGAGTTGCATTCAGGATATGACCCAGGCACCCTAGGTCATGGTGATAAAACATGACAGTTTTGCTCAACTTGGAGtttaatatttgtatacaaataaatacccccaacccccaccccctagCAGAGTAAGTCACTATGCATGACTGCCATTTTAACTGTTAGAGGACGAATTAAAATGGCATTGGACCACTATAGGTAGGTTAAAGTGTTTTTATCATTATGTCACTGTACACAGACATCTACTGTATAGTTCTGATTGTTCACAGTGCTAGAagtatactgtacattgtattccGTTTTATCTCTCATACCTCAGTTGTGACTAGAATTGCAAATTGCTGATAATACCGTTTGAAAATTGGGCAATCATGCGTGGGGATTTTCAAACCTTATCGTCAATGGTTTGCAATTCTAGTTACAAGTGAGGAATGCGAGATTAAATGGAATATACCTCTAGCGCCATAAACAGGCtatatgtgatatacatgtaccacacagtgTAGAAGAGTGTTAGCACTTAGTTGGTACTATAATTACTTTGTCATCTTCAAATAAACACATCAGCATGACATGTTAATAATTAGCATGAGTTCCCTTCATTCAGGGCTTgtgtcagtacatgtatgtttactaaAGGTGATAAGTAGGTATTAAAATCTGcagagttccccagtcatttggGTTCCCAAATGAAATATTGGTAGATTCTATGGAAAACCATTGCACTGTTAAGTACTGCTTTCCCCTTTGCTCTTACTCAGTTACTCAGGATTCCaaaccttggcaaaaacactgTGTGTATTTAAAGATAAAAAACATCCCTAAAGATATGGCgatcaatattttcattgtcAAATCACTGGCAACCAAGTAGATGAATCAGTCCACTAAACTAATATTATTGTATACCCATCCATCTATAAATTGTCAACTACATCAaactataaaatattgaaaacaaagtgTTTATTACAAAAGcttataaatatgcaaataaaccattGCATATTTAACATGACCTCAGCCTTGACCATGACCATTATCATATGTGTGCATGGTAACTTTTCCTAAAATagtcactaccaccaccaccatcaccatcatcatcatcatcatcatcatcatcatcataattatCAGTAGGTAGGTCGATGACCTGTTCATAGTTCCTATGAATCAGTCAAGCAAGTGCATATTTTCTGTGCAACGGTTGTCTAAGTAAGGGTCAACAGAATAATCATAGAGAAACGGTTTTGCCTGTCCAATCTTGACTTGAAAGATTTAATGGTGGGAGCATttactactatgtatatacatttgtaggtaCATTGTCTGGCAAGCTGAGAAAAAATGACATCGAATTTCCAGAGAGGGTATCTTTAATTTATACAAGTGTCCTAGCAAACATATCTCATAGAGAATTGACCTCCAGATATTGCACTTTATCCCTTGAGTAAATCAAACATTGATCAACAAAGGTAAACAGAATCAGGAGATCTGTAAGCTGTGACAAAACATGCTAGTTtcaccctcagaccactaaaaattgGTCTGAGTTTCACCATAAGACCCTACATGCCCTATACATGTAGGGTCCACAGTTTGACATGCTACAATCGTAACTACTCACTTGAATTATAGCTTACCTAGAACTTCTTAGGCAAAGATATTACTGATGCAATAAATGAGTAAATTAATggaataccaccaccaccaccaccaccaccaccaccatcaatcatcatcatcatcatcatcatcatctgattCAATGTATTCATGAATGATTGtgatttgtatgtgtatatcaaaAGGCAATGACTTTGGTTCAGTGTTCGACTTTTAAAGTCCATGCTTTACGGGATAAAGGGGGCATAGTCCGGGGCACAGTATTAGTAATCTGTGGACCTCTGTTTTGGGTTCAACCGTCGGACTTTTACAGTGGGCctgaaattaaaattacacCCTGTGATAGTGCAGTGAGTGAGATGAGACCACTTGTAGAGGTGCATAATTCATAAAATCCTTATCGAAATACCAACCTCTCTTTTGCGTATCATCTTTGCAAGGCTTGTGGCACTTTCCAACAGTAATGGGTTACGGACAGGTGTCACAGTTGTTTTCGGTTTCCATCCATTCAAAAGGAATGCAATGACGGTTACTACGGCACGCAACAAAGTACCCAACACCAACTGTACACCTGACAATACAAAGTTGGCCACCATTGTTGGCTGAAGTGTTGTTACTTGTCGATGTCCGTGATTACAAATTGTATGTTAGTCTATATATGGCCAGACAACCAGCTAGGATGACTGCAAAACCACAGATAAGCTAAAACGATGATAGCTCAGCGCTCGCGTCAGTAGGTACCTAGCCAGGGTAATGAAGTAATAACCAAAATAAATCACTGAGGGCGCACTGTTACTTATTGCGTGCGCATACATACGACGTCATGCTTGATGTGCTAAAAATAGGAACGGGTATTTCCCGAGCGACGTACCCCAATCACGTCGTTCAGGAAAAATCTAACATTTTCCCCGTATCAAGGTGTGCTTTCCCACACTTTTACACACATAGACGCAAGAAAACGAAACGAAAGTATTATAACAAGCACAAGGTGAGTTGATGTCACTTCaaagcatatttttttttcattggaAAGCATTTTGTTTCCTATATTTCGTACGGACGATATGCCTGTAAATTCTGGTCAAAATTAGTGTTTGGTCAGTGTCGTTATGCCAGTTTGAATATGGCTATGACGGTTACAATTCATACTTTGTTCCCTTATTCttaatttgttgttttccatgtaATTTACCATGTATCTATGTGGTCTGTGAAACTTTCTCATCGAAGAGAACGGCATCCCGATGCAGGAGACACGTTATATACGAGTGTTTCCCTAAATGTTTGACCTGTGTTGTGTATGTCTACATGGCGCCATAGTAAACTTTTTATGAATCTTGCATAAATTATTGACGGACCATGGTTTCTTTTCATATCATTATTTCGGCGAAAGTGTCAGCTGGCGCCAAGAAATTTGTTGGTAAGGGGTATACACGCTATTTATTTAAAACTAAATGTTATTTCGTCAGAAAAAAGTCCAACCTCCGGGGGGATGTGTCCCAATGAATGCAATGAAGCAATCGGGGCTTTCCACCACCGTAAGGTCATTTCCTGGTTTTTCTGAAAAATTGATGCTTTGCCAAAAATATATCATCTTAGCTACATGGATTATCGCACGTTCAGAATCTATAAGTTAATTGTGAAATTGGCATAACCGAGTTACAAACAACGACGTACATATAATCTATATTCACCAGACTAGTAAGCATATAGGATTCTATTCGAGGGTGTATACACAGGTAGtgtaagttttttttcattaacAACTTCCTTTTCATTAAGTTTTGTTGCTTCCATGTCACTTTATAACTAAAAGTTATCTtgtgtattatttcattttcaaaaaatacacaagAAGCTGGTATATTTCCTAAAAAGTGACTAAGAACTAAAAAGTTTGTTGTATATCAGTTCTGGTTTGTGCACTGACTCACAGGTTTATATATGTGCTTTGTCATTGATCAAATATTGAAAGACAAGTCAATTTACATTGTAAGGATTTTTTAAATCATAGAGTGGTTACTCAATTTATCAATTGTTACGGAATGTTAAGATTTCATGAAAATTTTCAAACAATACCCTCATCTATAATGTAGTTCCTGATGGACTGTATTCCATACTATGTTAACTTCACGGTCTGTCAGaaactagactacatgtacctcatctaccccccccccccccccccatcttaCACTCCCTTTGCTCCCACCACTCCAGGTCAAAATAACCATCACATGCTCTGATTAAAATCACTTCTTTTCGCAATACGCCTCAACTGCCAATTTTTCAAACCAGTAGATAATCACTAATCAAGTGTTGATGTTTTCTTTCCTAACAGAACACAAGGTACTTCACAAAGCAAATATGGTACATGCACAGTATGATGAGAATGGCCCAAATTTTAACATCAATAGAAAACTAGCAGTCGCTAATCAAGATAAGGCCAGATTTGTCAAGGAAAGAGTAAAGCAAGATGTTGCCCCCGGTAACCAACAACAACCATTTCACTTTCGAAGGATGGCAAGCTATTCTGTACTATTACCACCACTAAACCTGTATCCTGAAGAGCTGAAAGCTTTTCTGTATAAAGATTTCATTGATCATATGATGTTCACCACTCTGTTTCAAGCCAGTATTCTTAATTGGTGTAGGTCTGCAAAACAAGTGTTACCCATTCTAACTACTGGTAAGTTACTGTGGAAACCAGGAGAGTAGAAACAAAATATCATCTGGCGTGGCAAAATTCATCCTAaagttgctacattttatggttTGACTAAACCAATTTCACATTAACATTGCAGAATCTTATTGTCAGGCATGGAAACAATCTGATTAACGTTGCTATACATTATCATCTGacttggccaaaattgaaaaacaaatgttacattttaatccatcTGTCTGAAAAAGTATATGTTGTTACAGagtatatattgttacagtgtatatgttgttacaatgtatatgttgttacaatgtatataatttggTGATGATCTGCAAAGATAGTAGCTCAGGTGAAgaaaatataatgtaacaatattggtaaCATTTTTGTCACATCAGACAATGACAAAAAGtgttaataagatttttgttgcacCAGTTAAGATTCGACAATATTAGCAAGATATTTTTCAAGCCAGGTTATGagtgtagcaatgttagtaagaatcCAAATTTTATCCAAGTCCACTGATATTTGTTTTTTACTCTCCTGATGTCTATTGTAAGTCAGCAAGGCTGTAGAACAGtgtactgactgactgaagatatatattcatatcaaAGCTAGGTAGTCAGGGGTTGGGTAAGGTATAGTAAGACCCCCTAACTTAAACCTGATTTGTATCATGGACAGACAACCTatgaagtaaataaaatacatttacataaaatattaagcatattagttaccagacaactatttttcaatCCCTTTcccatttatttatgtaatcaTTCTCTTTacagacttgtattattttgtatctgGGAATAAAGTCATATTACATGAACACCTACATGTAATGCATTTGATAAATCTTAAAAAGGGTAGTAAGATGATCTCCTAAAATAAATAGTCAAGATTAACAAAGAATCCCAGTAAACATTCTGCCATGTAAGGGCAAGGTATATGAAATGTGATCTTCGATCAGTAATAATTTTTGTGACTATGATATCCTTTTCTCCCTCTTCTCAAAGCTGATGGGAACTGTCTCTTACATGCTATTGCCATGGCGATATGGGGAATTGAAGATGATGATTTGACTCTGAGAAGACTCCTGTACCAATCACTAACTGAGAATGACGAATTCCTGAACAACATGAAAGCAAGATGGGAAAATGAACGAAAGAAGCAAGATGGCATAGTTTACGATGGAAGGCTGGAATATCTATCTGTGgtacatttaaatttaattccGTCAAATATTTAATTACAGTTTACACATTGTACAATTGTTAATTAAAAACTCAAcaaatttacagaatctttcgtaaaaaagaataaaaatatcaattctgtaagatatgttgtgtgccTCTTCCATCAACAGTCTGCTCTATTTACAAGgtgttgaccgatgtgtgagggcacacccatcatggcataccttataGACTAGTTCTATGCTAGAAATGATTAAGACTCAgaattatattttttacaaGCTATGGTGAGAGAAAAGCAGATAGTTGATACAAGTTAAGACTATTACAAATTAATGGACATGCAAACCAACCCCTAATACTATGTCACAATCTTTGTGTTTgctttattttcacaaaatatagCATCGGAACCTAATTTACCCTCAATGAAACCTTCTCTTCAGTGCTGTGGATAACTTATATCCTTTAATTAGTGGATACACATAATCAACAACTGACTTTAACTAACCCTAACACCACCTCTTTAATATTGGGGTATCGTGTATCTACTAATCTCCAGTCTTACCTACAGGATCTTGCAGTGTGCTTTTATTTCAATTGGTAGAACACTCCTACAGGAAGATGGGGATTATGGATTTCACTTCTTCATCTTACCCACTTCTTTTTCTCCAAAGTTGTGTCTGGGAAGGTTCAGTTTATCTTTGTAATTGTAGTGAACATTGAAATGGTCTCTCCATTTGTTCAAATTTATGGTTTGCAATACATGGACAGTATCACTATTACTTATTGATGCCAAAACCTTTGCAGCAATGACATCAAACAAGGCaccaaatattgaaatgaataaatCCAGTGTTGTCACATCTTTCAGACTAACAAGAGCTATTTTGTGTTTCTTTAAACAGCAATGGAATGAAGAGTGGACAACCATGATACGTATAGCTGAGGCAAGAAGGCGACCAGCTGAAGAAGGGGGACTTCTGTATGAATGTCTGGACGAATTCCATGTCTTTGTGATGGCAAACATACTTCGTAGACCTATCATTGTCGCTGCTGACAAGATGTGGAGAAGTTATGATGGCATTTCCATGCAGCCACAGAATTTCAGTGGGATATACCTTCCACTGTGTTGGCCAGCTGAACAATGCATCAAGACACCTGTGCTATTGTCATACAATGAAATGCATTTTACACCACTGGTGTTTCAGGCGTCAGGAACGATTGGGAATTGTCAATCAATGACAGCGAATGCAGAATATGCATTTCCTATTGTTCACAAAGATCTGACACCTATGACTGTACACTTCCTACTGGATCAAGAAGAAAGACAAGTGATGGAGCTCTTGCCACAGTATCTTACTGTTGTAGAACTAGACCACACAAATGAGACTGGTCAATGCAAGATACAGGCAGCCCTAGCCAGGCAGAAACAACTACCAATAGATCTTGATCTGATACCAGATTTCTTTATGACTATTGAAAGTCAATACCATCATTATCTTGACATGGAGTTTGGAGGTCCTCCGGACAGAGGACCACAAAAGTGTATCATGGAGTCTTGTCAGACGGTTGGAAATTGGGCAACAAATAACGGTATATGTGATGAATGTCTGAAACATCTTCAAGAACAACCATCTCGACAAGTGTCTTTGCTTGGTAGTCCAATCAGTTATGCTACTCCAGCAGAACAGCAGCCTTCGATACATCAAGAAGGGCCTCCGGCACATGTACGCCTGCCATCATATGATGAAGCAACTGGAAGAAAACCAGAACCTACAAAAGGTCAACAACAGTACATCCCTTCAATTCTCCCCATCAAATGCGCTAATGAAACCTGCCAGTATTTCTGCTCCATAGCAACTGGTGATTATTGCCATGAATGTTCCAACAAGTTAAATGCAGGAGTTGAAATACCCAAACCACAAAAGGTGGGAAGACCCATTATCTGTGTTGCTCCAAACTGCATGAATCCTGGTAACTCTCTTACCAATAACCTCTGTAAAGTTTGCTATGATCAAGAACGCTTTAATACCCAAGGATCTGCAAGACCCTTACCTGCCACAGCTCCACCTCCAAGCATCATCAGTATGAAGCAAGGTGGGGCTCTAAGATCATCGAGTGAGCCCTTGAAGCTTGGAGGCATGCCTGTGAAGGAGCAAAAGAGATCTTCAAGTGTATCATCCTCACCATTACATGCTCCCTATCAATCATCTACATTTGAAGATGAAAGAAGAACAAATAGTTTACCAAACAGTTTACCTTCCACGCTGGATGGGGTACAGAAGTGTCTGGTGCCTGATTGTCGACTTACAGGATATTTGAAGTATCAGGGGATGTGTGGCAACTGCTTTGAGCAACAAAGAAGAATCCTAAATGATATGAAGGGGCAGCAACAGATTCCTGTACAGAAAGCCAAGCCTATTGGAGACCACTCTAATGCTGTGATGGGGGAACAAAAACCTAAAGTGACAAGAGAAGCAGTGGAATGCAAGAATGATGGCTGTGATATGTTTGGTACAGCTCAAAATGGTGGATATTGTTCAAAATGTTTCCTTACTGTTATTGGTCAGGCAAGCAAGAAACAGACCCAGCAGGTATTGCAAACAAGTTCTGGCACAGTTCCCAAACGTGAACCAAATTTCCGTGAAGCtcaaattttcaataaatgCAAGACAGAGAACTG from Glandiceps talaboti chromosome 3, keGlaTala1.1, whole genome shotgun sequence carries:
- the LOC144433221 gene encoding fatty-acid amide hydrolase 2-like — encoded protein: MVANFVLSGVQLVLGTLLRAVVTVIAFLLNGWKPKTTVTPVRNPLLLESATSLAKMIRKREVTSAEVVGTFISRIKEVNILINAVVADRFDEAMQEAKEIDSVLDSGSVPDKYSQTNAPFLGIPFTAKEAFAITGLPNTSGLVARKNIRSTKDAKVISRLRNAGAIPIALTNCSELCMWYESNNCVYGRTNNPYDTRRMVGGSSGGEGANLAAAGSVIGIGSDIGGSIRMPCYFNGIFGHKPSTGIIQNEGQFPCATGKRSEFLVTGPMCRYVEDLDPMFRVMAGEEGLAKLQLDTPVDFKKLKYFTIEDDGGALMVSKVRPELKAVQSKAVKYLEDQLDVHFTSTKLRRLKYSFEMWSAMMSKYDDGQTFNDLMGDSGSKVYPTWELFKWVFQLSNHTLPSIGLALGEKLEVLMPKSEREKLCRSSDKLRADIEELLGDDGILLYPSHPKVAPFHNSPITTPFNFAYTGIFNILGFPITQVPLGLNKDGIPLGIQVIALTNNDHLTLAVARQLEKGFGGWMAPV